A stretch of the Hymenobacter tibetensis genome encodes the following:
- a CDS encoding efflux RND transporter permease subunit, with amino-acid sequence MNKFIQGIIAFSLKNRGFVFLMTLVVVVMGVVSYRNTPIEAFPDVTNTEITIITQWPGRSAEEMEKFVSVPIEIALNPVQKKASVRSTTLFGLSVVKVIFEDGVDDAFARPQVYNQLREVDLPDGIAPEVQPPYGPTGEIFRYTLESKTKSVRELKTLQAWVVERNLKAVPGIADVNSFGGEVKSYEISANPGQLQDFNLTPLDLYNAVQRSNINVGGDVINEGQQGFVVRGLGLLNNINDINNTVVKNVNGVPILVRDVAQVTESALSRLGQVGRGYEDDKLEGIVVMRKGENPTAVIQLLQAKVAELNSKILPDDVKIKSFYDRQQLIDFSTDTVIHNLVEGIVLVTLVVFVFMADWRTTVIVAVIIPLALLFAFICLRLKGMSANLLSMGAIDFGIIIDGAVVMVEGLFVALDHKAHSVGMERFNKLTKNGLIKKSGREMGKSIFFAKAIIITALLPIFAFEKVEGKVFSPLAWTLGFALLGALLFTLTLVPVLVSLLLNKNVREKDNFFVRAVNRGAERFFRFTYGRKTSSLVVAFAITLVGLFSFSFLGSEFLPELNEGSIYVRAQLPLSINLQASNRVSNQMRRVFMSFPEVSDVVSQTGRPNDGTDPTGFYNNEFLVQIKQTPEVQKKMKSKAYREDLIERMKGKLDQFAGVNFNFSQPITDNVEEAASGVKGSIAVKIYGTDLPTLEATANRVYEVLKTVRGIDDLGVLRNIGQPELHVTLDERRMASYGVDKADANAVLEMAVGGKQATQLYEGERKFPIRVRYEPEYRQTPAQISVLQVPMQNGKTIALSQIADIGQVTGPSLIYRDDNSRFAAVKFSIRGRDMGSTIEEAQKKVNQAVKLTKGYEMKWTGDFENQRRATQRLAQVVPVSLALIFFILFVLFSNLKDAGLVLLNVPFAIIGGIAALLLTGTNFSISAGIGFIALFGICIQNGVILISVFKQNLLRKESLDKSITEGVISRVRPVVMTALMATIGLMPAALSTGIGSETSKPLAIVVIGGLLTGTVLTLFIFPLVFERFYRSLQPVESVERQPALVS; translated from the coding sequence GCTGAAAAACCGCGGCTTTGTCTTCCTCATGACCCTGGTAGTGGTGGTAATGGGTGTCGTAAGCTACCGCAACACCCCCATTGAGGCGTTCCCGGACGTCACCAACACCGAAATTACCATCATCACGCAGTGGCCGGGGCGCTCGGCCGAGGAGATGGAGAAATTCGTGTCGGTGCCCATTGAAATTGCGCTTAACCCGGTGCAGAAAAAGGCTTCAGTGCGCAGTACCACGTTGTTTGGTCTTTCGGTGGTGAAGGTGATTTTCGAGGATGGCGTAGATGATGCCTTTGCCCGCCCCCAGGTATACAACCAGCTGCGCGAAGTGGACTTGCCCGACGGCATTGCGCCCGAAGTGCAGCCGCCCTACGGCCCTACCGGCGAAATTTTCCGTTACACGCTGGAAAGCAAAACCAAGTCGGTGCGCGAGTTGAAAACCCTGCAAGCGTGGGTGGTGGAACGCAACCTAAAGGCCGTGCCCGGCATTGCCGACGTGAACAGCTTTGGCGGCGAGGTGAAGTCCTATGAAATCAGCGCCAACCCCGGCCAGCTGCAGGATTTCAACCTTACGCCGCTCGACCTCTACAATGCTGTGCAGCGCTCCAACATCAACGTGGGCGGCGACGTCATAAACGAGGGCCAGCAAGGCTTCGTGGTGCGGGGCCTGGGGCTGCTCAACAACATCAACGACATCAACAACACGGTCGTCAAGAACGTGAACGGGGTGCCCATCTTGGTGCGGGACGTGGCCCAGGTGACAGAAAGCGCCCTCTCGCGGCTAGGCCAAGTGGGTCGGGGCTACGAGGACGACAAGCTGGAGGGCATTGTGGTGATGCGCAAAGGCGAAAACCCAACTGCCGTCATTCAATTGCTGCAAGCCAAGGTAGCCGAGCTGAACAGCAAAATCCTACCCGATGACGTGAAAATCAAGAGCTTCTACGACCGGCAGCAGTTGATTGACTTCTCCACCGATACCGTAATTCACAACCTGGTGGAAGGCATTGTGCTGGTTACGCTGGTGGTGTTCGTGTTCATGGCCGACTGGCGCACCACGGTTATCGTGGCGGTTATTATTCCGTTGGCGCTGCTGTTCGCCTTTATCTGTTTGCGCCTGAAAGGTATGTCGGCCAACCTGCTAAGCATGGGCGCCATTGACTTCGGTATCATCATCGACGGGGCCGTGGTGATGGTGGAGGGCTTGTTTGTGGCCCTCGACCACAAAGCGCATTCCGTGGGCATGGAACGTTTCAACAAGCTCACCAAAAATGGTCTGATCAAGAAGTCGGGGCGGGAAATGGGCAAATCCATCTTCTTTGCCAAGGCCATTATCATCACGGCTTTGCTGCCCATCTTCGCCTTCGAAAAGGTGGAAGGCAAAGTGTTTTCACCGTTGGCCTGGACGCTGGGCTTTGCCCTGCTCGGGGCATTGCTTTTCACCCTCACGCTGGTGCCGGTGCTGGTAAGTTTGCTGCTGAACAAGAACGTGCGCGAGAAAGACAACTTCTTTGTGCGGGCCGTCAATAGGGGAGCCGAGCGGTTTTTTCGTTTCACTTACGGCCGCAAAACCAGCAGCTTGGTGGTAGCCTTCGCCATCACGCTGGTGGGGTTGTTCAGCTTCTCGTTTCTGGGTTCGGAGTTCTTGCCGGAACTGAATGAGGGTTCGATTTATGTGCGGGCCCAGCTGCCGCTCAGCATCAACCTACAAGCCTCGAACCGCGTGAGCAACCAGATGCGCCGGGTGTTTATGAGCTTTCCGGAAGTGAGCGACGTGGTAAGCCAGACCGGCCGCCCCAACGACGGCACGGACCCGACGGGCTTCTACAACAACGAGTTCCTGGTGCAAATCAAGCAGACGCCGGAGGTGCAGAAAAAGATGAAGTCGAAAGCCTACCGCGAGGACCTTATCGAACGGATGAAAGGCAAGCTCGACCAGTTTGCGGGAGTGAATTTCAACTTCTCGCAGCCCATCACCGACAATGTGGAGGAGGCGGCCTCAGGAGTGAAAGGCTCGATTGCCGTGAAAATCTACGGCACCGACCTGCCCACGCTCGAAGCCACCGCCAACCGCGTGTACGAGGTGCTGAAAACCGTGCGCGGCATCGACGACCTAGGGGTGCTCCGCAATATCGGCCAGCCCGAGCTGCACGTAACTCTTGATGAGCGCCGCATGGCCAGCTACGGCGTAGACAAGGCCGATGCTAACGCCGTGCTGGAAATGGCCGTGGGGGGTAAGCAGGCCACGCAGCTCTACGAAGGCGAGCGTAAATTCCCCATCCGGGTGCGCTACGAACCGGAGTACCGGCAGACGCCAGCCCAAATCAGTGTGCTTCAGGTGCCCATGCAAAACGGCAAAACCATTGCCCTAAGTCAGATTGCCGACATCGGCCAGGTTACCGGCCCCAGCCTGATTTACCGCGACGACAACAGCCGCTTTGCCGCGGTGAAGTTCAGCATCCGGGGCCGTGACATGGGCAGCACCATTGAAGAAGCGCAGAAGAAAGTGAACCAGGCGGTGAAGCTTACCAAGGGCTACGAAATGAAATGGACCGGCGACTTTGAAAACCAACGGCGGGCCACCCAGCGTCTCGCCCAGGTAGTGCCCGTCAGCCTGGCCCTCATCTTCTTTATCTTGTTTGTGTTGTTCAGCAACTTGAAAGACGCCGGACTGGTACTGCTCAATGTGCCGTTCGCCATCATTGGGGGCATTGCCGCGTTGCTGCTCACAGGTACCAACTTCAGTATTTCGGCTGGCATCGGGTTCATAGCCTTGTTCGGTATCTGCATCCAGAACGGCGTGATTCTGATTTCGGTGTTCAAGCAAAATCTACTTCGCAAGGAGAGCCTCGACAAGTCCATCACCGAGGGGGTGATTTCACGCGTGCGCCCTGTGGTCATGACGGCCTTGATGGCCACTATTGGCTTGATGCCCGCGGCGCTTAGCACAGGCATTGGTTCAGAAACCAGCAAGCCACTCGCCATTGTGGTAATTGGCGGACTGCTCACCGGAACTGTGCTCACGCTGTTCATCTTTCCGCTGGTGTTCGAACGGTTCTATCGGTCGTTGCAGCCTGTTGAGTCCGTAGAAAGACAACCCGCCCTCGTGTCATAG
- a CDS encoding SDR family oxidoreductase, with translation MTTDQNEPRPTNSEINPKPMAYPTSEADMKEQPDWDMSNYLPAGKLKGKVALITGGDSGIGRAVALAFAMEGADVAVVFQTNAEDAAVVGKAVEAQGRKFLAIQADVRSGDACREAARQTNAELGAINILVNNAAYQQGYEHFETIPEENIHRTFDTNIKGYIFMAQSVLPYMNEGDSIINTGSIAGIVGNKHQIDYAATKGAIHIFTKSLAAYLGDKKIRVNAVLPGPIWTPLIPGTMLKEDLKKFGDETMLGRPGQPEELAPAYVYFASQDGSYSTGSLLEVTGGMPKGG, from the coding sequence ATGACAACCGACCAAAACGAACCGCGTCCGACCAACAGCGAAATAAACCCCAAGCCCATGGCGTATCCCACGAGCGAGGCGGACATGAAAGAGCAGCCCGATTGGGATATGTCGAATTACCTGCCCGCCGGCAAGCTCAAAGGAAAAGTAGCCTTGATTACGGGCGGCGACTCAGGCATCGGGCGGGCCGTGGCGTTGGCTTTTGCCATGGAAGGCGCTGATGTAGCGGTGGTCTTCCAAACCAACGCCGAAGATGCTGCCGTAGTCGGCAAAGCGGTGGAAGCACAGGGACGCAAGTTTCTGGCCATTCAAGCCGATGTACGCTCCGGCGACGCCTGCCGCGAGGCGGCCCGCCAAACCAACGCCGAGTTAGGCGCCATCAACATCCTGGTGAACAACGCGGCGTATCAGCAAGGCTACGAGCATTTCGAGACCATCCCGGAGGAGAACATTCACCGCACGTTCGATACTAATATCAAAGGGTACATCTTCATGGCCCAATCGGTGCTCCCATACATGAATGAAGGCGACTCCATCATCAACACGGGTAGCATTGCTGGGATAGTGGGCAACAAGCACCAGATTGATTATGCGGCCACCAAAGGCGCCATCCACATCTTCACCAAAAGCTTGGCGGCTTACCTCGGCGACAAGAAAATCCGGGTGAATGCAGTGTTGCCAGGCCCCATCTGGACGCCCCTCATTCCGGGCACGATGCTCAAGGAAGACCTGAAAAAGTTCGGCGACGAAACCATGCTCGGCCGGCCCGGACAACCCGAAGAGCTGGCGCCAGCCTACGTGTATTTCGCCTCGCAAGACGGTAGCTACTCCACTGGTAGCTTGCTGGAAGTGACCGGCGGAATGCCGAAAGGCGGCTGA
- a CDS encoding glycoside hydrolase family 15 protein yields the protein MRKQPAIHSLAVVSDRRTCALLDKQGTMCWYCPQRFDSSAVLSVLLDAEQGGYWTVAGSDKHFISRTYVERSSVLTTEFTVAGQPFSLTDWMPLNEDFAGLCRQFSVAPAPLTVTLRLRAEYGLQATAVELDSAATTAHFPELGLWLKASHPLQQVADTLVCTIPAGAAGWAVLTETAAAVPELSTARLEASRQHTLHGWRQLAALLPYEGLYEQAVVDSIRAVQQLTYQETGGIVAAATTSLPEVPGGQRNYDYRYVWMRDVSLIVSALLQLDAVGQPEKSFLEFLAQARRENQQVQLTPFYAVDKTRPADLHEIALAGYDHSRPVQIGNTASNQLQLDAHANVLLAAKLLYDRFNEKKEWEMVAQVADFLAENWARDDNGIWEEGATKPYTSSKVLAARGLEFIADYADSAAQAQRWRQAAAAIRAYVNQHCLTESGAYAVYAGSQEVDITAVQFPLWTYCAPDSPEMLATVREIEQHWSHDNLYWRRLEEFDAHQEGAFLAGTCWMAHYYAVAGQLDKTQQILEAVLQYQNDLGFFAEEAGVDSGEQMLGNFPQTFVHSSFICAVNGLKQELAGQDSRVHAHHSSRPEETPDVPAAGSHPNEH from the coding sequence ATGAGAAAACAACCCGCCATTCATTCCCTGGCCGTGGTCAGCGACCGGCGTACGTGTGCCCTGCTTGACAAGCAAGGCACCATGTGCTGGTACTGTCCCCAACGCTTTGACAGCAGCGCCGTCTTGTCGGTGCTGCTTGATGCCGAGCAAGGCGGTTACTGGACCGTTGCCGGTTCCGACAAGCACTTTATCAGCCGAACGTATGTCGAGCGGAGCAGCGTGCTTACCACTGAATTCACCGTTGCCGGGCAGCCTTTCTCCCTCACTGATTGGATGCCGCTTAACGAAGACTTCGCGGGCCTTTGCCGGCAGTTCTCGGTTGCGCCGGCTCCGCTTACCGTTACCCTGCGGCTCCGGGCCGAGTACGGCCTTCAGGCCACCGCAGTGGAGCTAGACTCCGCTGCTACCACCGCTCACTTCCCCGAGCTAGGGCTGTGGCTGAAAGCCTCGCATCCTCTTCAGCAAGTGGCCGATACCCTGGTATGTACGATACCAGCCGGCGCGGCGGGGTGGGCCGTGCTGACGGAAACAGCCGCCGCCGTGCCCGAACTTTCAACTGCGCGGTTGGAGGCTTCTCGCCAGCATACCCTGCACGGCTGGCGCCAGCTGGCAGCATTGCTGCCCTACGAGGGGCTGTACGAGCAAGCAGTAGTTGATTCGATTCGCGCGGTGCAGCAGCTCACCTACCAGGAGACGGGCGGCATTGTTGCGGCAGCCACCACGTCGTTGCCGGAGGTGCCGGGTGGGCAGCGCAACTATGATTACCGCTACGTGTGGATGCGCGACGTGAGCCTTATTGTCAGCGCGCTGCTGCAACTTGACGCCGTTGGGCAACCCGAGAAAAGCTTTCTTGAGTTTCTGGCCCAAGCACGCCGCGAAAACCAGCAAGTGCAGCTTACTCCCTTCTACGCCGTCGACAAAACACGACCCGCTGACTTGCACGAAATAGCCTTGGCCGGCTATGACCACAGCCGGCCGGTGCAAATAGGCAACACTGCCAGCAACCAGCTCCAACTTGATGCCCACGCCAACGTGCTGCTGGCAGCCAAGCTGCTCTACGACCGTTTCAACGAGAAAAAAGAGTGGGAGATGGTAGCGCAAGTGGCCGATTTTCTGGCTGAAAACTGGGCGCGCGACGACAATGGCATTTGGGAAGAAGGAGCTACCAAGCCCTACACTTCCTCTAAAGTGCTAGCCGCTCGCGGCTTGGAGTTTATTGCCGATTACGCCGACTCCGCTGCCCAGGCCCAACGCTGGCGGCAAGCGGCGGCGGCCATTCGTGCCTACGTCAATCAGCATTGCCTAACCGAATCGGGGGCCTATGCCGTGTATGCAGGCTCGCAGGAGGTGGACATTACGGCGGTGCAGTTTCCGCTCTGGACGTACTGTGCCCCCGACAGCCCCGAGATGCTGGCTACCGTTCGCGAAATCGAGCAGCACTGGAGCCACGACAACTTGTACTGGCGCCGGCTAGAAGAGTTTGACGCGCACCAGGAAGGGGCATTTCTGGCTGGCACTTGCTGGATGGCGCACTACTACGCCGTAGCCGGCCAGCTAGACAAAACCCAGCAGATTCTGGAAGCGGTGCTGCAGTACCAGAACGACCTCGGCTTTTTCGCGGAAGAAGCCGGGGTGGATAGCGGGGAACAGATGTTGGGCAATTTCCCCCAGACGTTTGTGCACTCGTCGTTTATCTGCGCGGTGAATGGGCTCAAGCAGGAACTGGCGGGCCAGGACAGCCGCGTACATGCGCATCACTCCTCCCGGCCCGAAGAAACCCCTGATGTGCCGGCAGCTGGTTCGCACCCAAACGAGCACTAA
- a CDS encoding BLUF domain-containing protein, producing the protein MDPLLSYSTLNEGASLTSEELTQLNTHSLPDLSVAPESDLYQVFYQSQAAPFLPTLQQLRAILDWSRPYNAAHQITGLLLCTEGQFLQLLEGPKAEVCALFASIKNDRRHRRVRLVRERAITCRHFPQWHMGVGYVSAAELAKVVAGVQAPAPKRNLRFKSPHVQGLWQAVRS; encoded by the coding sequence ATGGATCCGCTGCTCTCTTATTCAACTCTAAACGAAGGTGCTTCCCTTACTTCCGAAGAGCTTACCCAACTTAATACCCACTCTCTCCCCGACCTCAGCGTTGCGCCAGAATCGGACCTGTATCAAGTGTTCTATCAAAGCCAAGCAGCCCCCTTTTTACCAACCTTACAGCAACTGCGCGCCATTCTTGACTGGTCGCGTCCCTACAACGCCGCCCACCAGATTACGGGGTTGCTGCTGTGCACCGAAGGCCAATTTCTTCAGTTATTAGAAGGCCCTAAGGCAGAAGTATGTGCGCTGTTCGCCTCCATCAAGAATGATCGGCGGCACCGACGCGTGCGGCTTGTGCGCGAACGGGCCATCACCTGTCGGCACTTTCCGCAGTGGCACATGGGCGTTGGGTATGTATCGGCGGCCGAGCTAGCCAAGGTGGTAGCAGGCGTACAAGCCCCGGCTCCGAAACGAAATTTGCGCTTTAAAAGCCCGCACGTACAGGGGCTGTGGCAAGCCGTACGGTCGTAG
- a CDS encoding glycoside hydrolase family 28 protein, protein MKVLLALLPIVLTAFSLPFRAESPRTEVAAPKEYVITQFGAGTDSTQLNTQAIQRTIDKANADGGGTVVIPKGVFLSGALFFKPNTQLRLQQGAKLKGSDRIADYPLGPSRMEGQKLDYYAALVNAYQVNNFRITGPGTIDGNGLRFWKSFWAHRDSMQKLGKSSTNLEVHRPRLLFIWGCNNVAIEKVKLHNAGFWTTHLYQCNNVLIEGCDIRSPFRPVKAPSTDAVDIDVCKKVTIRNCYISVNDDGVVMKGGKGPNAQNLPENGPIEDVLVENCTFGEVHAAMTCGSECINANRITMRNCKVENDRPLLLFKMRPDTYQVYENITIENVTGRCGTIVTLSPWTQFFDMAGSTKKPFGTIRNITISNVKVKCKQFAVLNGNPTDKVDNITFKNVDATAETVAFPNKYPEVKFKDVTLNGTPLKAAKAEGPVVNPLKPD, encoded by the coding sequence ATGAAAGTTCTTCTCGCACTACTTCCTATTGTGTTAACCGCTTTTTCACTGCCTTTCCGGGCTGAAAGTCCACGCACAGAAGTAGCCGCGCCCAAAGAATACGTCATCACCCAGTTCGGGGCGGGCACTGATAGTACTCAGCTCAACACCCAGGCCATTCAGCGCACCATCGACAAGGCTAACGCTGATGGTGGAGGCACAGTGGTTATTCCGAAAGGTGTGTTCCTGAGCGGAGCGTTGTTTTTCAAGCCCAACACGCAGCTACGCTTACAGCAAGGCGCGAAGCTAAAGGGCTCTGATCGAATTGCAGACTACCCGCTGGGCCCGTCGCGCATGGAGGGCCAGAAGCTGGATTACTACGCGGCCCTGGTTAATGCGTACCAGGTGAACAACTTCCGCATAACTGGCCCCGGTACCATCGACGGGAACGGGCTGCGGTTCTGGAAAAGCTTCTGGGCGCACCGGGATTCCATGCAGAAACTCGGCAAATCGTCCACCAATTTAGAGGTGCATCGGCCCCGGCTGCTCTTTATCTGGGGCTGCAATAACGTGGCCATCGAGAAAGTGAAGCTGCACAATGCTGGCTTCTGGACCACGCACCTGTATCAATGCAACAACGTGCTAATAGAGGGCTGTGATATTCGGTCGCCTTTCCGGCCGGTGAAAGCGCCCAGCACCGACGCCGTGGATATTGATGTGTGCAAGAAAGTGACCATTCGTAATTGCTACATCTCGGTGAACGATGATGGGGTGGTAATGAAGGGCGGCAAGGGGCCCAACGCTCAAAACCTACCAGAAAACGGCCCGATAGAAGACGTTTTGGTGGAGAACTGCACGTTCGGGGAAGTGCACGCAGCCATGACTTGCGGCAGTGAGTGCATTAACGCCAACCGCATCACCATGCGCAATTGCAAAGTGGAAAACGACCGGCCTTTACTGCTGTTCAAGATGCGGCCCGATACCTACCAGGTATACGAGAACATCACCATTGAAAACGTAACCGGCCGCTGCGGTACTATCGTCACGCTTTCGCCTTGGACCCAGTTTTTCGATATGGCGGGGAGCACCAAAAAACCCTTCGGCACTATCCGCAACATCACCATCTCCAACGTCAAAGTGAAGTGCAAGCAGTTCGCCGTATTGAATGGTAACCCAACCGATAAGGTTGACAACATCACCTTCAAAAACGTGGATGCCACGGCCGAAACAGTGGCTTTCCCTAACAAGTACCCGGAAGTGAAATTCAAAGACGTCACCCTGAACGGAACTCCCTTAAAGGCTGCAAAAGCAGAAGGTCCAGTGGTAAACCCCTTGAAGCCAGACTAG
- a CDS encoding DUF4861 domain-containing protein: MVVSLFSFLGPVSFATLFGAFSPPQVPAKPALTVTVRNKLNFARPAETISLPWAKLPAAVRQLGATTLQVRDAATKQPLVSQVLDLDADGQPDELLFQTDMPAKGQKKFTVEAGQPAAAAPERTTFARFVPERTDDFAWENDRVAFRTYGPVAEQMADKKDPSGTLTSGMDCWLKRVPYPIINKWYGRHVNEKPFAYHTDIGEGYDPYHVGGSRGVGGTGVLIDKKLYTSRNFTSYKILAAGPIRTVFELTYAPWQAGGRTITETKRISLDLGSNLTRFEQHMSADTPLPNCTIGLTLHEQKGEVQADRKAGWFRYWEKIDDSYLGTAVVAEPRYITDYQDHRTTEKDQSQLWIVTKPTQNVVVFYSGFGWQKSGQFASAAAWDAYLANFTQRLASPLQVTM, translated from the coding sequence ATGGTTGTCTCTCTGTTTTCGTTTCTCGGTCCTGTTTCCTTCGCAACGCTATTCGGAGCGTTTTCGCCGCCGCAGGTTCCAGCCAAGCCTGCGCTGACCGTTACGGTACGCAACAAGCTGAATTTCGCCCGGCCCGCCGAAACCATCAGCTTGCCTTGGGCGAAGCTGCCGGCCGCAGTTCGTCAGCTGGGTGCCACCACCCTGCAAGTGCGCGACGCCGCCACCAAGCAGCCGCTGGTAAGTCAGGTGTTGGACCTTGATGCCGACGGCCAGCCCGACGAACTGTTGTTTCAGACCGATATGCCCGCCAAGGGCCAGAAGAAATTCACAGTAGAGGCCGGCCAACCCGCTGCCGCCGCCCCAGAACGCACCACGTTTGCTCGCTTCGTGCCGGAGCGCACCGACGATTTTGCCTGGGAAAATGACCGGGTAGCATTCCGTACATACGGCCCAGTAGCCGAACAAATGGCCGACAAGAAAGACCCAAGCGGCACGCTTACCAGCGGCATGGACTGCTGGCTGAAGCGGGTGCCCTACCCCATCATCAACAAGTGGTACGGCCGCCACGTTAATGAAAAACCGTTCGCCTACCACACCGACATAGGCGAAGGCTACGACCCCTACCACGTGGGCGGCAGCCGCGGCGTGGGTGGCACGGGCGTACTGATTGACAAGAAGCTGTACACTTCCCGAAATTTCACCAGCTACAAAATCCTAGCTGCGGGGCCTATCCGCACGGTGTTCGAGCTAACGTATGCCCCCTGGCAAGCGGGTGGCCGCACCATCACCGAAACTAAGCGCATTTCCCTGGACCTCGGCTCCAACCTGACGCGCTTCGAGCAACACATGTCAGCCGATACGCCCCTACCCAACTGCACCATCGGCCTGACGCTGCACGAGCAGAAAGGCGAGGTGCAAGCCGACCGCAAAGCCGGGTGGTTTCGGTATTGGGAGAAGATTGACGACTCGTATCTGGGCACCGCTGTGGTGGCTGAACCGCGCTACATCACTGATTACCAAGACCACCGCACCACCGAAAAAGACCAGAGCCAGTTGTGGATAGTTACCAAGCCTACTCAAAATGTGGTAGTGTTCTACTCGGGGTTTGGTTGGCAGAAAAGCGGGCAATTCGCTTCCGCTGCCGCCTGGGACGCTTACCTCGCCAACTTCACCCAACGCCTGGCCTCGCCCCTACAAGTGACCATGTAG
- a CDS encoding DUF2264 domain-containing protein, with amino-acid sequence MKRRSFVARATAGLSVLALPLPTSWASGAAPATSPAKGSDRDYWLTTLLKIAEPVLKAAAQGQLKAMMPVEAAPGQEQGRRKVTYLEALGRTLAGVAPWLELQDVPAAEKERQQRYADWARQAISRGVDPQSPDFLNFTQGGQPVVDAAFLAHALLRAPTQLWEKLPQATQQQLVAALQSSRVIKPVYSNWLLFSGIIEAALLKFTGSGDLMRMDYAIKEHLTWYKGDGTYGDGPDFHWDYYNSYVIQPMLLDVVGTLVAAGKENKELLERLRARAQRYALVQERLIGPDGSFAAFGRSLAYRCGAFQHLAQVVLQQQLPPELPAGQARSALTAVIRRTMEPKGTFDSKGWLQIGLCGHQPGIGEGYISTGSLYLCSTAFLPLGLPATDAFWASPAQDWTAKKIWSGQDVKTDHAL; translated from the coding sequence ATGAAAAGACGCTCCTTTGTTGCGCGAGCCACTGCCGGACTTTCAGTGCTGGCGTTACCCTTGCCCACCTCCTGGGCAAGCGGCGCGGCTCCGGCCACCTCCCCCGCCAAAGGCTCCGACCGGGACTATTGGCTCACGACGCTACTCAAGATTGCAGAGCCCGTGTTGAAGGCAGCAGCGCAAGGCCAGCTTAAAGCCATGATGCCGGTGGAAGCCGCGCCCGGCCAGGAACAAGGCCGCCGCAAGGTTACGTATTTGGAGGCGCTGGGCCGCACGTTGGCCGGCGTGGCCCCGTGGCTGGAACTCCAGGACGTACCCGCCGCCGAAAAAGAGCGGCAACAACGCTACGCCGACTGGGCCCGGCAGGCCATCAGCCGCGGCGTAGACCCTCAGTCGCCGGATTTTCTGAACTTCACCCAAGGCGGACAGCCAGTGGTTGACGCGGCTTTTCTGGCGCACGCTCTGTTGCGGGCCCCCACGCAGCTTTGGGAGAAGCTGCCCCAAGCCACGCAGCAGCAGTTGGTTGCGGCCCTGCAAAGCAGCCGCGTTATCAAGCCGGTGTACAGCAACTGGCTGTTGTTCAGTGGTATCATTGAAGCGGCCTTGCTGAAGTTCACTGGCAGCGGCGACCTGATGCGCATGGACTACGCCATCAAGGAGCACCTGACCTGGTACAAGGGCGACGGCACCTACGGCGACGGGCCCGACTTCCATTGGGACTATTACAACAGCTACGTTATTCAACCTATGCTGCTGGATGTGGTGGGCACCTTGGTAGCGGCGGGCAAGGAAAACAAGGAGTTGCTGGAAAGACTGCGCGCCCGCGCTCAACGCTACGCTCTGGTGCAGGAGCGCCTGATTGGCCCCGATGGGTCATTTGCCGCGTTTGGCCGGTCGTTGGCGTATCGGTGCGGAGCGTTTCAGCACTTGGCGCAGGTAGTGTTGCAGCAGCAACTGCCGCCGGAGCTACCGGCCGGACAAGCACGAAGCGCCCTCACCGCCGTTATTCGGCGCACCATGGAGCCCAAAGGCACTTTCGACAGCAAGGGCTGGCTGCAAATTGGGTTGTGTGGGCACCAGCCGGGCATCGGGGAGGGCTACATTTCCACGGGCAGCCTGTACTTGTGTTCCACTGCGTTCTTGCCACTGGGTTTGCCGGCCACGGATGCCTTCTGGGCCAGCCCCGCCCAAGACTGGACCGCTAAGAAAATCTGGTCGGGCCAAGATGTCAAGACCGACCATGCCTTGTAA